In Maylandia zebra isolate NMK-2024a linkage group LG12, Mzebra_GT3a, whole genome shotgun sequence, a single genomic region encodes these proteins:
- the LOC143412454 gene encoding uncharacterized protein LOC143412454: protein MSRRTTPLQDAINHILARRDKNSMLEIKFINSVKGRGIFTLANFKQGDFVVEYRGELIDATEAEHRRNLYPSACSVFMFEFIWKQKTLCIDGALEDGSFGRLVNDEHRTPNCRMKLIEAEGKPHLCLFALKEIAAGSEITYDYGGKEWPWRKKLKIASIPSGQQCVAEPIAHDVEHHVISTDSFTDRELRAECQSSRPTADNSEHEVHSVGGQRGTSSLKELIGEVGVQYQELSPQAFSEELTSESKSKEVPQSSRAVPNDSACELKIASIPSGQQCVAEPIAHDVEHHVISTDSFTDRELRAECQSSRPTADNSEHEVHSVGGQRGTSSLKELIGEVGVQYQELSPQAFSEELTSESKSKEVPQSSRAVPNDSACECTIHRLVFESVKLDKCGICHSPLTAIRWHGLRCKQCRCVWHKICLQTSSEDWDMSDGDVSSDEEYIPNSASDSESSGTELSIELPGPSKNSHAASMPDLCVTFAEKEQTMDVKNNFEHILNDLETTDDLHPDQEPDSSESCQQKTKDACSEKSTVDISQNESPTKSTKLIKSTVNFCFVCGKPQTKFARHLETHVNENAEVAQVLQLPKSSKDRKVHLERLRNLGNFKHNSAVKTTGSGCLKVKRISKKSSSSAETYEYCLYCKGMISRKEVSRHMKRCALRPENNAEEKLKDRVFGIASTQSTMSQPISSELYSVLGKMHKDDVSSAIRNDHYIMQLAQSLFNKHGSDRSKHEYIRQKVRELGRLLVTLRHTTRIHNMEEAIKPANFFILTNAVKRVSGFDTETSTFKAPSLALKLGHSLRKISDIIMCRALMEEDQEAIDSIRRFHTLHETKWSELVSHSALSNLSEAKYNKVDSLPLTRDVQKLQLYLGQQVESAREKLGDNPTAGTYAALAKVILCQVILFNRRREGEVARMTVKNFEDRDMSKLNDDISSGLTEVEKRLCQQFARVELKGKKGRKVAVILTSDMTDNLSLLVSKRKECGVSENNMYLFAIPCSDGHYRGQFGQFADACGAEHPQNLRSTNLRKQIATISQVMNLKDNELDQLADFLGHDIRVHREYYRLPQSTIQLAKISKLLMAMEKGTVKDIQGKTLDEIGDDIDGMATGSQQLPDASTLREKSINDNEEILTSVTSDLPHFSETAAQDDQGNDACVTSGSPPVPDSVTKGLCVSSRRCVKRPWSEEEIGAVMKHMKPFIENGITVTNQQCLKCKEKEQPILETRSIQNIRDFVRNRGLAFKKKK from the exons ATGTCACGGAGAACCACTCCCCTTCAGGATGCCATTAATCACATCCTTGCAAGAAGAGACAAGAATTCAATGTTAGAAATCAAATTTATTAATTCAGTTAAAG GTCGTGGCATCTTCACTTTAGCCAATTTCAAACAAGGAGACTTCGTGGTCGAGTATAGAGGGGAGCTTATTGATGCAACTGAAGCTGAACACAGACGTAACCTGTACCCCAGCGCATGTTCAGTCTTCATGTTTGAATTCATATGGAAGCAGAAGACTTTGTG TATTGATGGAGCACTTGAAGATGGGTCATTTGGGCGACTAGTAAACGATGAACACAGGACACCAAATTGCAGAATGAAGTTGATTGAAGCAGAAGGGAAGCCACATCTCTGCCTTTTTGCACTGAAGGAAATTGCGGCAGGAAGTGAAATTACTTATGACTATGGTGGGAAAGAATGGCCCTGGCGGAAAAAG CTAAAGATCGCAAGCATCCCTTCTGGTCAACAGTGTGTTGCAGAGCCTATTGCCCATGACGTGGAGCACCATGTGATCTCTACAGACTCATTCACAG ACAGAGAATTAAGAGCAGAGTGTCAGTCATCTAGACCTACAGCAGACAACTCTGAGCATGAG GTGCATTCTGTTGGAGGTCAGCGTGGCACTTCTTCTCTGAAAGAGTTAATTGGTGAAGTTGGTGTCCAGTATCAGGAGTTGTCACCCCAAGCGTTCTCAGAAGAACTTACCAGTG AGAGCAAATCGAAAGAGGTGCCACAATCATCCAGAGCTGTGCCTAACGACTCTGCTTGTGAG CTAAAGATCGCAAGCATCCCTTCTGGTCAACAGTGTGTTGCAGAGCCTATTGCCCATGACGTGGAGCACCATGTGATCTCTACAGACTCATTCACAG ACAGAGAATTAAGAGCAGAGTGTCAGTCATCTAGACCTACAGCAGACAACTCTGAGCATGAG GTGCATTCTGTTGGAGGTCAGCGTGGCACTTCTTCTCTGAAAGAGTTAATTGGTGAAGTTGGTGTCCAGTATCAGGAGTTGTCACCCCAAGCGTTCTCAGAAGAACTTACCAGTG AGAGCAAATCGAAAGAGGTGCCACAATCATCCAGAGCTGTGCCTAACGACTCTGCTTGTGAG TGTACAATTCATAGGCTGGTATTTGAATCGGTGAAACTTGACAAATGCGGGATATGCCATTCACCTTTGACAGCTATCAGATGGCACGGTCTAAGATGCAAGC AATGCCGTTGTGTGTGGCATAAGATCTGCCTCCAGACATCTTCAGAAGACTGGGATATGTCCGAC GGTGATGTCTCATCTGATGAAGAATACATCCCAAATTCTGCATCAGATTCAGAAAGCTCAGGAACAGAGTTGTCTATTGAGTTACCTGGACCATCAAAAAACTCCCATGCTGCTAGCATGCCTGATTTATGCGTTACTTTTGCTGAAAAAGAACAGACCATGGATGTTAAGAACAACTTTGAGCACATTTTGAATGATCTTGAAACTACTGATGATCTTCATCCCGACCAAGAACCAGACAGCTCAGAGTCATGccagcagaaaacaaaagatgcATGTAGCGAAAAGAGTACTGTGGATATTAGCCAAAATGAATCCCCAACCAAGTCAACAAAATTAATCAAAAGCACAgtcaatttttgttttgtgtgtggaaAACCTCAAACAAAATTTGCACGTCATCTGGAGACGCATGTAAATGAAAATGCTGAAGTCGCCCAGGTGCTTCAGTTACCCAAATCATCAAAGGACAGAAAAGTTCATCTTGAAAGGTTACGAAACCTTGGTAACTTCAAGCACAACTCTGCTGTTAAAACCACAGGATCAGGTTGTCTTAAAGTGAAAAGGATCTCAaaaaagagcagcagcagcgctgAGACATACGAGTACTGCTTATACTGTAAGGGTATGATATCCAGAAAAGAAGTTTCTCGGCATATGAAAAGATGTGCTTTAAGACCAGAGAATAATGCTGAAGAGAAGCTGAAAGATAGAGTCTTTGGTATAGCATCTACTCAATCCACAATGTCTCAGCCAATTTCAAGTGAACTCTACTCAGTACTGGGCAAGATGCACAAGGATGATGTGTCTAGTGCAATAAGGAATGATCATTATATTATGCAGTTGGCTCAGTCTCTTTTTAATAAGCATGGAAGTGACAGATCAAAGCATGAGTATATAAGACAGAAAGTAAGGGAACTTGGGAGATTACTTGTGACTTTGCGTCACACAACAAGAATCCATAATATGGAAGAGGCAATAAAACCAGCCAACTTCTTTATTCTTACTAATGCTGTCAAGAGAGTTTCAGGTTTTGATACTGAAACCAGCACATTCAAAGCCCCAAGTTTGGCCCTGAAGCTTGGACATTCTCTCAGAAAAATAAGTGATATTATCATGTGTCGTGCTCTCATGGAAGAGGATCAAGAGGCGATCGATTCAATCAGGAGGTTTCACACACTTCATGAAACAAAGTGGTCTGAATTAGTTTCCCATTCAGCCTTATCAAACCTGAGTGAGGCAAAATACAACAAGGTCGACAGCCTTCCACTGACCAGAGATGTTCAGAAGCTGCAGTTATATCTTGGTCAGCAAGTGGAATCAGCTAGGGAGAAACTAGGTGATAACCCAACAGCAGGAACTTATGCAGCACTAGCAAAGGTGATCCTTTGTCAAGTGATTTTGTTCAATAGGAGGAGGGAAGGTGAAGTAGCACGTATGACTGTCAAAAATTTTGAAGATCGTGACATGTCCAAACTAAACGATGACATCAGCTCTGGGCTTACAGAAGTTGAGAAAAGGCTTTGCCAACAGTTTGCCAGAGTGGaactgaaggggaaaaaaggacgAAAGGTGGCTGTGATCCTGACTTCTGATATGACCGATAACCTGTCACTCCTCGTTAGTAAGAGGAAAGAGTGCGGGGTATCTGAAAACAATATGTACCTTTTCGCCATTCCTTGTAGTGATGGTCACTACAGAGGGCAGTTTGGTCAGTTTGCAGATGCTTGCGGAGCTGAACATCCTCAGAACCTCAGATCAACTAACCTTCGCAAACAGATTGCCACGATAAGCCAAGTCATGAACTTGAAAGATAATGAACTAGACCAGCTGGCCGATTTCCTCGGCCATGACATTAGGGTCCATAGAGAATACTATCGACTGCCCCAATCAACAATTCAGCTGGCTAAGATCTCCAAGTTGCTCATGGCCATGGAGAAGGGAACTGTGAAGGATATTCAAGGAAAAACTCTGGATGAAATTGGTG aTGACATAGATGGGATGGCTACTGGATCACAGCAACTCCCTGATGCTTCCACATTGCGAG aAAAATCTATCAATGACAATGAAGAAATATTAACTTCTGTGACTTCTGATTTGCCTCACTTCTCCGAGACTGCAGCTCAAG ATGACCAGGGGAATGATGCCTGTGTGACTTCTGGTTCACCTCCTGTCCCTGACTCAGTTACTAAAG GTTTATGTGTTTCATCAAGGCGGTGTGTGAAGAGACCATGGTCTGAGGAGGAGATAGGAGCGGTGATGAAACATATGAAGCCTTTTATTGAAAACGGTATCACTGTCACCAACCAGCAGTGTCTGAAGTGCAAAGAAAAGGAACAACCTATCTTGGAGACGAGATCTATTCAAAACATTCGAGATTTTGTGCGCAACAGAGGActggcctttaaaaaaaaaaaataa